A section of the Rhizobium sp. SSA_523 genome encodes:
- a CDS encoding Crp/Fnr family transcriptional regulator, whose translation MELPKGMQLAQAGVEVDHVYFLGGGIASAVAVSPQGKRAEAGLFGREGFLPLAGSVAGQDAETDIIMQLEGWGWRLSASTFIRLQQDMPDLRELVMRAILAFTAQIAATALSNAVHTVDERLTRWLLMCHDRVDGDEIALTHEFLALMLAVRRPSVTSALHVLEGHGFIRSERGRTTIRNRPAMERFAEDAYGQAEVAYERLMTVPQDRLDLETV comes from the coding sequence CGTGGAAGTTGACCACGTCTATTTTCTCGGCGGTGGCATCGCCTCTGCCGTCGCGGTGTCGCCTCAGGGCAAACGTGCCGAGGCGGGTCTCTTCGGACGCGAAGGATTTCTGCCGCTTGCCGGCTCCGTCGCCGGCCAGGATGCGGAGACCGACATCATCATGCAGTTGGAAGGCTGGGGATGGCGGCTGTCTGCATCGACCTTCATTCGGCTGCAGCAGGACATGCCGGACCTGCGCGAGCTGGTGATGCGGGCGATCCTGGCCTTCACGGCCCAGATTGCGGCCACCGCCCTGTCGAATGCCGTCCACACGGTCGACGAGCGGCTGACGCGCTGGCTGCTCATGTGCCACGACCGCGTCGATGGCGACGAGATCGCGCTGACGCATGAATTCCTGGCCTTGATGCTCGCCGTTCGGCGGCCGAGCGTCACGTCTGCGCTTCACGTTTTGGAGGGGCACGGCTTCATCCGCTCCGAGCGGGGCCGAACCACGATCCGCAACCGGCCGGCCATGGAGCGCTTTGCCGAGGATGCCTATGGGCAGGCCGAGGTGGCCTATGAGCGGCTGATGACCGTACCGCAGGACAGGCTGGATCTGGAGACCGTCTGA
- a CDS encoding Crp/Fnr family transcriptional regulator, giving the protein MSAYQKSEIRNRLLYTLPEHEFEIIRPTLRPITLTKGFVIVEPDQPIDYVYFPFTGIGSVVTVSPEGHKAEAGMFGREGFSPTPAGVGGNVSIHEVIMQVEGEGVRIELDHLAELLKQCPVFANYLARFIQAFGSQISFTALSNAVHSIDERLARWLLMCHDRVDGDEIALTHEFISLMLAVRRPSVTTALHVLEGHKLIRAERGRITIRDRAALAAFAGDAYGKPEEEYRRLIGELWV; this is encoded by the coding sequence ATGTCCGCTTATCAAAAGTCCGAAATCCGCAATCGATTGCTCTACACGCTTCCGGAACATGAGTTCGAAATCATCAGGCCCACCCTCAGACCGATCACGCTGACCAAGGGATTCGTTATCGTCGAACCGGACCAGCCGATCGACTATGTCTATTTCCCCTTTACCGGGATCGGCTCGGTCGTCACCGTCTCGCCGGAAGGCCATAAGGCGGAAGCAGGCATGTTCGGCCGCGAGGGTTTCTCGCCAACGCCGGCCGGCGTCGGCGGCAATGTCAGCATTCATGAAGTGATCATGCAGGTCGAAGGCGAAGGCGTTCGCATCGAGCTCGATCACCTAGCCGAATTGTTGAAGCAATGTCCCGTCTTCGCCAATTATCTGGCCCGCTTCATCCAGGCATTCGGCTCGCAGATCTCCTTCACCGCCCTGTCGAATGCCGTGCACAGTATCGACGAGCGGTTGGCGCGCTGGCTCCTCATGTGCCACGACCGCGTCGATGGCGACGAGATCGCGCTGACCCATGAGTTCATCTCGCTGATGCTGGCGGTGCGCAGGCCAAGTGTGACGACCGCCCTGCACGTGCTCGAAGGGCATAAGCTCATTCGGGCCGAACGCGGCAGAATCACCATTCGGGACCGGGCGGCGCTGGCCGCCTTTGCCGGCGACGCCTATGGCAAGCCCGAGGAAGAATATCGCCGGCTGATCGGCGAATTATGGGTCTAA
- a CDS encoding bifunctional 2',3'-cyclic-nucleotide 2'-phosphodiesterase/3'-nucleotidase, with amino-acid sequence MSFLFTQPKMSRRSLLGGIAAGSALVMLHPFAARAQANQAHLRIMETTDIHVNIMPYDYYADKPNDTMGLVRTASFIDQVRSEAGNSMLIDNGDLLQGNPMGDYMAYEKGMKAGDLHPVMKAMNALGYDCGTLGNHEFNYGLDFMFNVLNGAAFPVVCANLTKGQLASDPKQDELFFKPYVILEKQIKDGSGSSSPIKVGFIGFVPPQIMVWDAKNLEGKAQTRDIVQAAKAWVPAMKEEGADIVIALSHSGIDASGQTERMENASLYLAGVEGIDAIFTGHQHLVFPGPKDFEGIAGADAKKGTLQGKPAVMAGFWGSHMGLIDLLLEKDGKSWKVVDFTTEPRPIYHRDDSRKVIADAKDKPEIVAAVKAEHEATLAYVRRPVGKTSAPLYSYFALVADDPSVQIVANAQTWYVKDLLKDGEYKDLPVLSAAAPFKAGGRGGPDYFTDVPAGDIAIKNVADLYLYPNTVQAVLITGDQVRNWLEMSAGMFNQVAAGTKDAALLNPKFPSYNYDVIDGVTYQIDLSQPARFDGDGKLANPDAHRIVNLQFDGKPIDPAQKFVVATNNYRAGGGGKFPEIAGDKVILVAPDTNRDVIVRYIIEQGTINPSADANWSFKALPGTTAVFESGPKGRQYLAEIKGAKIEDAGEGAEGFAKFRLVL; translated from the coding sequence ATGTCATTCCTGTTCACACAACCGAAAATGTCTCGCCGCTCCCTGCTTGGCGGGATCGCCGCGGGCTCGGCACTGGTGATGCTGCATCCCTTTGCCGCCCGCGCCCAGGCCAATCAGGCGCATCTGCGGATCATGGAGACGACCGATATCCATGTGAACATCATGCCGTACGATTATTATGCCGATAAGCCGAACGATACGATGGGCCTGGTGCGCACTGCGAGCTTCATCGATCAGGTTCGCTCGGAAGCCGGCAATTCAATGCTGATCGACAATGGCGATCTGCTGCAGGGCAATCCCATGGGCGATTACATGGCCTATGAGAAGGGCATGAAGGCGGGAGACCTTCACCCGGTCATGAAGGCCATGAACGCGCTGGGCTATGATTGCGGCACGCTCGGCAATCACGAATTCAATTACGGCCTCGACTTCATGTTCAACGTGTTGAATGGAGCGGCATTCCCTGTCGTCTGCGCCAATCTCACAAAGGGGCAGCTGGCTTCCGATCCGAAGCAGGACGAGCTGTTCTTCAAGCCCTATGTGATCCTCGAAAAGCAGATTAAGGACGGTTCCGGATCGTCGAGCCCGATCAAGGTCGGCTTTATCGGCTTCGTCCCGCCGCAGATCATGGTGTGGGATGCCAAGAACCTGGAAGGCAAGGCGCAAACGCGCGACATCGTGCAGGCGGCAAAGGCCTGGGTTCCCGCCATGAAGGAAGAAGGCGCCGATATTGTCATCGCGCTCTCGCATTCCGGCATCGACGCGTCCGGCCAGACCGAGCGGATGGAGAATGCCTCCCTCTATCTCGCCGGCGTCGAAGGGATCGACGCCATTTTCACCGGGCATCAGCATCTTGTCTTCCCCGGACCCAAGGACTTCGAAGGCATTGCCGGCGCCGATGCGAAGAAGGGCACGCTGCAGGGCAAGCCTGCCGTGATGGCGGGGTTCTGGGGGTCCCATATGGGGCTGATCGACCTGCTTCTGGAAAAAGACGGCAAGAGCTGGAAGGTGGTCGACTTCACCACCGAGCCCCGGCCGATCTATCATCGTGACGACAGCCGCAAGGTCATTGCCGATGCCAAGGACAAGCCGGAGATTGTGGCGGCCGTGAAGGCGGAGCACGAGGCCACGCTTGCGTATGTGCGACGGCCCGTCGGCAAGACCTCCGCGCCGCTCTATTCCTATTTCGCTCTCGTTGCGGATGATCCGTCGGTGCAGATCGTTGCCAATGCGCAGACCTGGTACGTCAAGGATCTGCTGAAAGACGGAGAATACAAGGATCTTCCGGTTCTGTCGGCGGCGGCTCCGTTCAAAGCCGGCGGTCGTGGCGGCCCGGATTATTTCACCGATGTGCCAGCCGGCGACATAGCCATCAAGAATGTCGCGGACCTCTATCTGTACCCGAATACGGTGCAGGCCGTCCTCATCACCGGGGACCAGGTGAGAAACTGGCTGGAAATGTCGGCCGGCATGTTCAACCAGGTGGCCGCCGGCACAAAGGACGCCGCTCTGCTGAACCCGAAATTCCCCTCCTACAATTACGATGTCATCGATGGCGTGACCTACCAGATCGACCTCTCGCAGCCGGCGCGCTTCGATGGCGACGGCAAGCTTGCCAATCCCGATGCGCATCGCATCGTCAATCTCCAGTTCGACGGCAAGCCGATCGATCCGGCGCAGAAATTCGTGGTGGCGACCAATAATTATCGCGCCGGCGGCGGCGGCAAGTTTCCCGAGATCGCCGGCGACAAGGTCATCCTCGTCGCGCCCGATACCAATCGCGACGTGATCGTGCGCTACATCATCGAGCAGGGCACGATCAATCCCTCGGCGGATGCCAACTGGTCCTTCAAGGCTCTGCCGGGCACCACGGCTGTGTTCGAAAGCGGACCGAAGGGACGCCAGTATCTCGCCGAGATCAAGGGCGCCAAGATCGAAGATGCGGGCGAAGGCGCCGAAGGCTTCGCGAAATTCCGCCTAGTGCTTTGA
- a CDS encoding Lrp/AsnC family transcriptional regulator, with the protein MTSLDATDRAILRALQTNGRMSNAELAQKVGLSASACSRRLDSLETSGVISGYHARLSHKAMDYKMMVIVHISLSGQFAKTLSEFEAAVKLCPNVLVCYLMSGEYDYILRVAAKDLEDYERIHRDWLSALPHVVKINSSFALREVIDRPNIGL; encoded by the coding sequence ATGACGTCACTGGATGCGACGGATCGTGCCATATTGCGGGCTCTCCAGACCAATGGCCGGATGTCAAACGCCGAACTGGCACAGAAGGTCGGCCTTTCGGCCTCCGCGTGCTCACGGCGGCTCGACAGTCTGGAAACGAGCGGCGTCATCAGTGGCTATCACGCCCGCCTGTCGCACAAGGCGATGGATTACAAGATGATGGTCATCGTCCACATCTCGCTTTCCGGACAATTCGCCAAGACGCTGTCGGAATTCGAAGCGGCGGTGAAGCTCTGCCCGAATGTCCTCGTCTGCTACCTGATGTCAGGCGAATATGATTATATCCTGCGGGTGGCTGCGAAAGACCTCGAAGATTACGAGCGCATTCACCGGGACTGGCTGTCGGCCCTGCCGCATGTCGTCAAGATCAATTCGAGTTTCGCGCTGCGGGAGGTCATCGACCGGCCGAATATCGGCCTCTGA
- the ald gene encoding alanine dehydrogenase, protein MRVGCPKEIKDHEYRVGLTPGAVREYVAHGHEVLIETRAGAGIGAEDSAYVAAGAKIAGSAREIFDRCDMIVKVKEPQPSEWSALREGQILYTYLHLAPDPEQTKGLLASGVTAVAYETVTDDRGGLPLLAPMSEVAGRLAIQAGATALQKANGGRGILLGGVPGVLPAKVTVIGGGVVGLHAARMAVGLGADVTILDRSLPRLRQLDDIFAGRIHTRYSTIDAVEEEVFSADLVIGAVLIPGAAAPKLVTSDMLTGMQKGAVIVDVAIDQGGCFETSRPTTHSDPTYVVEGIVHYCVANMPGAVPITSAHALNNATLQHGLALADRGLRALAEDRHLKNGLNVHRGRVTNRAVAEALGYESHSPDSLLNVA, encoded by the coding sequence ATGCGTGTGGGATGTCCCAAGGAAATCAAGGATCATGAATATCGCGTCGGGCTCACCCCGGGGGCGGTGCGCGAATATGTGGCCCATGGTCATGAGGTTCTGATCGAAACCAGGGCCGGTGCCGGAATCGGCGCCGAGGATTCGGCCTATGTCGCCGCCGGCGCCAAGATTGCCGGATCGGCGAGGGAGATCTTCGACAGGTGCGACATGATCGTCAAGGTGAAGGAGCCGCAGCCGAGCGAATGGAGCGCGCTGCGCGAGGGGCAGATCCTCTACACCTATCTGCACCTGGCGCCCGATCCGGAACAGACCAAGGGCCTGCTGGCCTCCGGCGTGACGGCCGTCGCCTATGAGACCGTCACGGATGATCGCGGCGGCCTTCCGCTTCTGGCGCCCATGTCGGAGGTTGCCGGCCGGCTGGCCATCCAGGCAGGCGCGACAGCGCTGCAGAAGGCCAATGGCGGCCGCGGCATCCTGCTGGGCGGCGTGCCGGGTGTTCTGCCGGCCAAGGTGACGGTGATCGGCGGCGGCGTCGTCGGGCTGCATGCAGCGCGGATGGCGGTCGGCCTTGGCGCCGATGTCACCATCCTGGACCGGTCGCTGCCACGCCTTCGGCAGTTGGACGACATCTTTGCCGGGCGCATTCATACCCGCTACTCCACCATCGATGCTGTGGAGGAAGAAGTCTTCTCCGCCGATCTCGTCATCGGTGCCGTCCTTATCCCCGGCGCGGCAGCCCCCAAGCTGGTGACCAGCGACATGCTGACAGGCATGCAGAAGGGCGCCGTGATCGTCGATGTCGCGATCGACCAGGGCGGCTGCTTTGAAACCTCGCGGCCGACCACCCATTCCGATCCGACCTATGTGGTGGAAGGCATCGTCCATTACTGCGTCGCGAACATGCCCGGCGCGGTTCCCATCACCTCGGCTCACGCCCTCAACAATGCCACCCTGCAGCATGGGCTTGCGCTGGCCGATCGCGGCCTGCGAGCCCTGGCGGAAGACCGCCACCTGAAAAACGGCCTGAACGTCCATCGCGGCCGCGTCACCAACCGCGCCGTCGCGGAGGCGCTTGGCTATGAGAGCCATTCGCCGGACAGCCTGCTCAACGTCGCGTGA
- a CDS encoding DUF1203 domain-containing protein, whose amino-acid sequence MPEADADALRGGAPDAYGRPAERQVSPGGMPCRHCLDKIEAQEEMLVLAYRPFPRLQPYAETGPIFLHARSCRGYGASHVLPPMLDSPDYIVRGYGADDRIVYGTGAVTPTAEIVERAAALLLRPEIAYLHVRSARNNCYQCRIERS is encoded by the coding sequence ATGCCGGAGGCAGATGCCGATGCCCTGCGTGGGGGCGCGCCCGATGCCTATGGCCGGCCTGCAGAGCGCCAGGTTTCACCGGGGGGAATGCCGTGCCGGCACTGCCTGGACAAGATCGAGGCGCAAGAGGAGATGCTTGTTCTCGCATACCGGCCCTTCCCCCGGCTCCAGCCCTATGCCGAAACGGGGCCGATTTTCCTGCATGCGCGCAGCTGTCGAGGCTATGGGGCATCGCATGTCCTGCCGCCCATGCTCGACAGCCCCGATTATATCGTGAGAGGCTATGGCGCCGATGACCGCATCGTCTATGGCACCGGCGCCGTGACGCCGACGGCAGAGATTGTCGAACGGGCTGCGGCTTTACTGTTGCGACCTGAAATCGCCTATCTGCACGTGCGCTCCGCCCGCAACAATTGCTATCAGTGCCGGATCGAGCGCAGTTGA
- the sseA gene encoding 3-mercaptopyruvate sulfurtransferase, translating into MSTGKSRFVVSGDWVEQQLGRPDFRIIDASWYLPAQKRNGAVEYAEGHIPGAVFFDQDAIADHATGLPHSLPSPDFFAEEMSKLGISEQDVIVVYDGPGFFSAPRLWWMLRAMGAEKVYVLDGGLDGWKKDGRPLESELPEPEPAVFSARFRGRRVTTLEEMRRIVDSRSSQIVDARGAGRFTGEEPEPREGMRSGHMPGARSLPAASLSENGQLKDLDALKALMDEAGIDLSRPVVTSCGSGVTAAVVTLALESLGHTNNSLYDGSWSEWGGRADTPVETGPAEALEKPEHGPVKAHVTRLEMTSPPRQSLPMPVNLHTAIIVAKDIPLHYYRYLYRQVGKRWHWYNRLRLSDDELQTILRDERVTVTVLYVNGAPAGFFELNRLNDDEVELAYFGLIEHALGLGIGKWFLLQALYSAWQMNPKRVTVTTNTLDHPRALPLYQMMGFAPVGTSEAWVEPMSDAELLALAKRD; encoded by the coding sequence ATGAGTACTGGCAAGAGCCGCTTTGTCGTATCGGGCGATTGGGTCGAGCAGCAATTGGGCAGGCCCGATTTCAGGATAATCGACGCCTCCTGGTATCTTCCCGCGCAAAAGCGCAATGGCGCGGTCGAATATGCAGAGGGCCATATCCCAGGCGCTGTCTTTTTCGATCAGGATGCCATTGCCGATCATGCCACCGGCCTTCCGCATTCCCTGCCCTCCCCGGATTTTTTCGCCGAGGAAATGAGCAAGCTCGGCATCAGCGAGCAGGATGTCATCGTGGTCTATGACGGCCCGGGCTTTTTCTCGGCGCCCCGCCTGTGGTGGATGCTGCGCGCCATGGGCGCCGAAAAGGTCTATGTCCTGGATGGTGGTCTGGACGGCTGGAAAAAGGACGGGCGGCCGCTGGAATCCGAATTGCCGGAACCCGAACCGGCGGTGTTTTCCGCCAGGTTCCGCGGCCGGCGCGTCACGACGCTGGAGGAGATGCGCCGCATTGTCGACAGCCGTTCCTCGCAGATCGTCGATGCCCGGGGCGCCGGCCGCTTCACCGGCGAGGAACCGGAACCGCGCGAAGGCATGCGCTCCGGCCACATGCCCGGCGCCCGCAGCCTGCCCGCAGCAAGCCTTTCTGAAAACGGGCAGTTGAAGGATCTCGATGCCTTAAAGGCGCTCATGGATGAGGCGGGGATCGATCTGTCGCGGCCGGTCGTCACCAGCTGCGGTTCGGGCGTCACCGCTGCCGTCGTGACGCTGGCACTGGAATCACTCGGCCATACCAATAACTCGCTCTATGACGGATCCTGGTCCGAATGGGGCGGCCGGGCGGATACGCCGGTCGAAACAGGACCCGCCGAGGCTCTGGAAAAGCCGGAGCATGGCCCGGTCAAGGCGCATGTGACGCGGCTCGAAATGACCAGCCCGCCGCGCCAGAGCCTGCCCATGCCGGTCAATCTGCACACGGCGATCATCGTGGCGAAGGACATACCGCTCCATTATTACCGCTATCTCTACCGGCAGGTCGGCAAGCGATGGCACTGGTATAACCGGCTGCGGCTGTCGGATGACGAATTGCAGACGATCCTGCGCGATGAACGCGTCACGGTCACCGTGCTCTACGTCAATGGTGCGCCGGCCGGTTTCTTCGAACTGAACCGGCTCAATGATGATGAAGTGGAACTGGCCTATTTCGGCCTTATCGAACATGCGCTCGGTCTGGGCATCGGCAAATGGTTCCTCCTCCAGGCGCTCTACTCCGCCTGGCAGATGAACCCGAAGCGGGTGACCGTCACGACCAATACGCTCGATCATCCCCGGGCGCTGCCGCTCTACCAGATGATGGGCTTTGCCCCCGTCGGGACAAGCGAAGCCTGGGTCGAGCCGATGTCGGATGCCGAATTGCTGGCCCTCGCCAAGCGCGACTGA
- a CDS encoding alanyl-tRNA editing protein, with protein MTRALYRDDFYLSTAEGVVTAVAEDGAIELDQTCFYASSGGQPGDTGFLERADGSRISLGQTRHGATKDIILHVPLEGEPRPDIGETLTLHVDWARRYRLMRMHTACHLLSVVCPYPITGAAVGEDESRVDFDMSETIDRQEVTAALMRLVDENHPVFVKWITDEELAANPDIVKSKNVRPPTGLGRVSLVCIGEDLSVDSQPCGGTHVSETQEVGAIHIAKIEKKGKENRRFRIRFGSGAEEA; from the coding sequence ATGACCAGGGCCCTGTATCGCGACGATTTTTATCTTTCGACGGCGGAGGGCGTGGTCACCGCCGTGGCGGAGGATGGCGCAATCGAGCTGGACCAGACCTGCTTTTACGCCAGTTCCGGCGGCCAGCCGGGCGATACCGGTTTTCTCGAGCGGGCGGATGGCAGCCGGATAAGCCTGGGGCAGACCCGACACGGAGCGACCAAGGACATCATCCTGCATGTTCCGCTGGAAGGCGAGCCCCGCCCCGACATCGGCGAGACGCTGACGCTCCACGTGGACTGGGCGCGCCGCTATCGGCTGATGCGCATGCATACGGCCTGCCATCTTCTCTCCGTCGTGTGCCCCTACCCCATCACGGGGGCCGCGGTCGGCGAAGACGAGTCGCGCGTCGACTTCGACATGAGCGAGACCATCGACCGGCAGGAGGTGACCGCCGCTCTGATGCGTCTCGTCGACGAAAACCACCCGGTCTTCGTCAAATGGATCACCGATGAGGAACTGGCCGCCAATCCGGATATCGTCAAGTCGAAGAATGTCCGCCCGCCTACGGGGCTCGGCCGGGTCAGCCTTGTCTGCATCGGCGAAGACTTGAGCGTTGACAGCCAGCCATGCGGCGGCACACATGTTTCCGAGACCCAGGAAGTCGGGGCGATTCACATCGCCAAGATCGAGAAAAAGGGCAAGGAGAATCGCCGCTTCCGCATCCGCTTCGGCTCCGGCGCAGAGGAGGCGTAG
- a CDS encoding cysteine synthase A, whose amino-acid sequence MTVYPSVLSAIGNTPLIRLNAFSELTGCEILGKAEFLNPGQSVKDRAALYIIRDAEKRGLLRPGGVIVEGTAGNTGIGLTLVAKALGYRTVIVIPETQSQEKKDALKLLGAELVEVPAVPYKNPNNYVKLSGRLAEQLARTEPNGAIWANQFDNVANRTAHIETTAPEIFEQTDGKVDGFICAVGSGGTLAGTAIGLKSRNPDIKIGLADPEGAALYEYYAHGELKSDGSSITEGIGQGRITANLEGFTPDFAYRIQDSEALPLVFDLIEKEGLCLGGSSGINIAGAIRLAKDLGPGHTIVTILCDYGNRYQSKLFNPDFLRSKGLPVPAWLLEKSRIDIPFQTV is encoded by the coding sequence ATGACTGTTTATCCGTCCGTCCTGAGCGCGATCGGCAATACACCGCTTATCCGGTTGAACGCTTTCTCCGAACTCACCGGCTGCGAAATTCTCGGCAAGGCCGAATTTCTCAACCCCGGCCAGTCGGTCAAGGACCGTGCGGCGCTCTACATCATCCGTGACGCGGAGAAACGCGGCCTGCTTCGCCCCGGCGGCGTGATCGTCGAAGGCACGGCTGGCAATACCGGGATCGGACTGACACTGGTGGCCAAAGCGCTAGGTTACCGGACCGTCATCGTCATCCCGGAAACGCAGAGCCAGGAGAAGAAGGATGCGCTGAAACTGCTTGGCGCGGAACTCGTGGAAGTGCCGGCAGTGCCTTACAAGAACCCGAACAATTACGTGAAATTGTCGGGCCGGCTGGCCGAGCAGCTGGCCAGGACCGAACCGAATGGCGCAATCTGGGCGAACCAGTTCGACAATGTCGCCAATCGCACGGCCCATATCGAGACGACGGCGCCGGAGATTTTCGAGCAGACGGACGGCAAGGTGGATGGTTTCATCTGTGCGGTGGGATCGGGCGGAACACTGGCCGGCACGGCGATCGGGCTGAAATCCAGAAATCCCGACATCAAGATCGGCCTTGCCGACCCGGAAGGCGCCGCGCTCTACGAGTATTATGCGCATGGCGAACTGAAATCGGACGGTTCCTCGATTACCGAAGGCATTGGTCAGGGCCGCATCACCGCCAATCTCGAAGGCTTCACGCCGGATTTCGCCTATCGCATTCAAGATAGCGAAGCCTTGCCGCTCGTCTTCGACCTGATCGAGAAGGAAGGTCTCTGCCTCGGTGGGTCGTCGGGCATCAATATTGCCGGCGCCATCCGGCTCGCCAAGGATCTCGGACCCGGTCACACCATCGTGACGATCCTCTGCGACTACGGCAATCGCTACCAGTCGAAGCTGTTCAACCCGGATTTCCTGAGATCCAAGGGCTTGCCCGTCCCGGCCTGGCTGCTAGAAAAGAGCAGGATCGACATACCGTTTCAAACAGTCTGA
- a CDS encoding exopolysaccharide biosynthesis protein: protein MSEVHEFDDTSRSLSETLKDLIDGIEGDTITLRDLMEEVGEQGLLLLCALASLPFLIPVSIPGVSTVFGAAIILVSLAIALNRLPWLPKKILDRNLDTAKLVPALTKGSRIVSKIDRYLKPRLSALTATAFVNRLNALGITAGGVLLLFPLGLVPFSNTLPAIAILLLATGMMQRDGLMILGGYLFLIITLVYFTVLGIIATSAGRGLASVFGG, encoded by the coding sequence TTGTCGGAAGTTCATGAATTTGATGATACGTCGCGGTCCCTTAGCGAGACGCTGAAGGATCTCATAGACGGGATCGAGGGTGACACCATCACGCTGCGGGACCTGATGGAAGAGGTAGGAGAACAGGGCCTGCTCCTGCTTTGCGCGCTGGCCTCCCTGCCCTTCCTCATTCCGGTCTCCATTCCGGGGGTGAGTACCGTCTTCGGAGCGGCGATCATCCTCGTCAGCCTTGCCATTGCCCTCAACCGGCTGCCCTGGCTTCCCAAGAAGATCCTGGATCGCAACCTCGACACGGCAAAGCTGGTGCCGGCCCTCACCAAGGGCAGCCGCATCGTCTCGAAGATCGACCGCTACCTGAAGCCGCGCCTTTCCGCCCTGACCGCCACTGCCTTCGTGAACCGGCTGAACGCGCTCGGCATCACGGCAGGCGGCGTGCTGCTGCTGTTCCCGCTCGGCCTCGTTCCCTTCTCCAACACCTTGCCGGCGATCGCCATTCTTTTGCTCGCCACCGGCATGATGCAGCGGGACGGGCTGATGATCCTTGGCGGCTATCTCTTCCTCATCATCACCCTTGTCTATTTTACGGTGCTGGGGATCATCGCGACCTCGGCCGGCCGCGGCCTCGCATCCGTCTTCGGCGGTTAG
- a CDS encoding BA14K family protein — translation MIAFTKTLSAGALSAVMFVTSLVPAGAVMMPSVNAPQVSAATEVQFRRDNRHDRRVERHRDDRRGFYHGHRGSREYRKGYRRHSDGWWYPLAAFGAGVVIGGALNGQPAQGRSLSSRHVQWCSSQYRTYRASDDTYVPRVGVRARCNSPYN, via the coding sequence TTGATCGCTTTTACCAAAACTTTGTCCGCCGGTGCTCTCAGCGCCGTGATGTTTGTCACGTCTCTGGTTCCGGCCGGTGCCGTCATGATGCCCTCGGTGAATGCGCCGCAGGTCTCTGCGGCAACGGAGGTGCAGTTCCGGCGGGACAATCGGCATGACCGCCGCGTGGAACGCCACCGCGATGACCGTCGCGGCTTTTATCACGGTCACAGAGGGTCGCGCGAATATCGCAAGGGCTATCGGCGCCACAGTGACGGCTGGTGGTATCCGCTGGCGGCATTCGGCGCCGGTGTTGTGATCGGCGGCGCGTTGAACGGTCAGCCGGCGCAGGGCAGATCCCTGTCCAGCCGCCACGTGCAATGGTGCTCGAGCCAGTACAGGACCTATCGCGCCTCGGATGATACCTATGTGCCGCGCGTGGGTGTCAGGGCCCGGTGCAACTCGCCCTACAACTAA